The DNA segment TGGAAATTCTTGTCTCATGTCATCAAATTTCCCTGGATTGACTAATTCGAAGAAGAGCATACTTTCCAAATTTGAAAAACGTTGAGGAATCTGCTCCAAGATGTTATCAAGGATGGCCATGTAGAGATTTCTGTAGTGCTCTTGGGGATCCTGCAATTGGGTCAGGCAGGCTTTCTCATGGGCTCATCTCGTGGGTCTGATGTGAGATCTGCTGTTTTggcataaacagcttggaaagcCCCTCTGACCTTTTCTCTTTGACAAATGCAAGAAGAGATTCAATTCTTTTCTTGCAGTAAAAACATCCATCACCCTCTGCTGGACAACATCAAAGACCACATCAGTCTCAGTGAAGATTTGTTCATATGtgtacaacatgaacacaaactcaaaatcctccagtttcctcagaaagcctttggcacaatccagtgtatcatcatcaattgtcgtgtctgcaatgatgttttcaaatgtctgcaggaggccatcataattgtttgccacagtgctcactatccgtgatgtgaaattccatcgagtaggagcgtttctgggcaaccttgaacagcctgcagactccagaaaagacgtcctctttgtggattttgaaaaaaatgtgccaaacccagagagtgatgcaaaaaaatttctgcactcaggcaagcatttagccccctgtgacagcaccagattcagtctgtgtgcatagcaatgcacaaacattGCACTTGGGGCTATTGCTTTCACTTTGGCCTGCAGACCATTGAGTGCTGAAGCCATGACAGCAGCCCCATCATAGGTCTGTGCCACAAGCTTATCCTTAAAATTGTTGGCTtgcatgttctcatttaaaacatcaaaaacggACTGAGCATCTCGCCCTCCAGAAACATTAAAAAATCCAATAAAGCGCTCCTGAATTTTACCTGCACTATCCACatagcgaacaatgacagagagttgggcacggcaggatatatcagttgtttcatccacctgccatccaaaaaagggagcatcctgaatttcatctctgatctgatcagaaatggtggctgcaagagcagagatcaagtcattttgaatagtatgggacataccagaaaacacagttgaggactctaattgtgtggacagtacagagtcatatttagataatgtttctgtgaactccctgtaatttcccttgttggatgattcactactctcatcatgtcccctaaatgacagctcctgtcggccaagcaaggatgttacatcaataaggcggtttaggaaggccctgttttgtttgactgtttcattatgtttagtcacttgaatgcgagcaccttcattgattgcatgctcaaccctgatcctgcccatgcaacttaatcttgcacatgcactcacatgttcattgctcttttcatgtcttttatatgccctgtcaaagttagacagatctccaaaccccacttttgaccaaacaacacatccgtgagatggtttcatcaagaggcatggccagcagtacattttatttgtcacagcacttccctgtcataccaggagagctgaaaagacctgttatttttccctattttttgcactaaatcaatcttaggtgttgatctgccctgctgtttaattctaattttttcctcgtaaggaagactttcaaatggcttcgccaaaatcaggtcgacaatattagcaccgtctgccatcgtgcacagtttcacccgtacgacgctagcctagcctactgtatgaatgaatgaacgaacaaacgaacgaacgaacgctctaaaacaaaatatattaaacttggtaaaactgaaacaaggaatgtggtgtataattgtgtgaaatgtattatgcaaattgactagcaatttcgccaaacaaatataaagaaataggttgcagcagtttgtctttcgactacacttgagaaatccgcgatgggactgagcgcgaaatagcttcagtgacttcttatagtacagattcactgtcaatcaaaaggagatgcagtctttcgacagatcctccaatcatcactaacgcatttttagtcaataaattgtttacacaatagtacatatttgaccattttgcagtcttaaagaaatccccactggagtggagaggtaacgacctTAACCAGGAACtatacacagatggaaaggcatctttaaaaagacgctctccatcagtgccactcttttagaagaaaaaatACGCTTTTCTCAGAATATGTACTAATATATACTCTCTTAGCTGTCGAAGAGCCCAGGGGCATACTCTGCACTAGTTGTGCACGAGGGGGAGAACCTGCTGTAATGTGCCGTATATCAAACAGCATACAAATCGCGAGGTGAAAGGAACGGCAGTGGAACTCACTCAAAAAAAGCACCATggtattacaatattttttttagacaACCTTGGTATTTTTAAGTACCTTGCATTACCATTAcaatatcatgaaatatgaatatagTCATATCATTCAGTCATATCATTCAGTGCTGTGGTATTACCCTGGTTACACCGCAGTCTTTATCATCATGTCTCACCACTCTTCTCCACTTTCTCTAATCTCTGCTCCTTCACTTTATCTTGTCATCTTTGCTGCTTCCTGCTGACCTCATCATCCTCTTTATAGTACTTTCTCTTAATTTACtttcatattaatataattttatttgactaAATAAAGCAGGGAGTTTTATTTTTTGATGAATTTACACTATAATCCATAGAGAGGACtttttttatctgacctgttactctTCTGAGGCAATGCCAATTCGATGTTCCAGGGGCAAattccaaactgcatttttgctCCCTTGAAGGGCACTGTTGCGGGAAGGGGGCACCCCTCGAAAGCATGTTCCAAACGAAAGTGAGAAAACAAGTCTGCAGCATCCTTTCTGTGCACGAAACTAAAACCTATTACCATCTAAAAACCTATATATTTTACACGGTTAGGATCTCACCTCACACCTTTATATTGATCTATTTTTCACAGTTGTCAGCAATATTGTCCTGTTTCTTATCTTTGTTTAGTTCACTTTTCTAGGTGTGACTGTGTGGCTGCTTGGGTACTTAACAGATTATGTCATCCTTTATGACAACCTGTccagaaataaaataattcattgGAAAATTTGGGGTGATTGGCACTCACTTCACTTCTACTGTTCGATTTTGAAAAATGAtattaatttagtgaaaaacgAAACAATTTAACAAATACTTATAAATTCAACTGACACTTCAAATGAAACgagaatagaataaaaataacgaagtggtcaaaaaatcgatttaaatccaaacattttaccctctccaacttgtTCCACCgtccccttttgcagtgacttaaaaccACTCTACGAAAACTGGTGGAAAATTACTAgtcaaaattaaatcataaatacaattgtaaatatacaagaataataatacatataaatataataataataatactaattgaaaaaccatgacctctagaaagttaAACACAAATCTCATAGTTTTTTGTTTCAACAAACGGCTTCAACAACGATtgaagggacataatttgatgttctgcactttcagaatttggacattaactttataaCCTTCTGCTGGTGAAGTCTCCAAACTGTAAAttcaggaactgaatttggacccTGAGTTAAGAGGTGGTATTGAAACATCTTTGTCGCGCAACGACCAGATTCTTAGGAAAATTgcgctttgtgccacttcatctACATACAACACAGCCATAGTTTGTGCACCTACATCCAAagtagtgcaaacactcccacccatgcccagtTGCACTTTGCGCTGGAACGAAAATAGGATAAGACATTGCGCACGATCATAGTGCGTTGTGCTACGCTTTGCGCACTCACGAAATTAGAGCCATGACATCTTTGGGACAAATTTGGGATTTAATGGGTTAATGCAACCTTGTTAACTCTGTGTGAAACCGATGATGCAGACATACTCAGAAAACTCCAGCATCCAAATAACACACATGTGAAACACTGCCAGCAGCTAACACATCATAATGagataaacacacataaacaggcTCATTAAAATAGAGTGTGTTGACAAAGCGTACAGTGAAGACACTCTTGAGTTGTAGCAAAATCTTTAATACTTGTTGTTTGAGTAAAGATAGTTTGCAATAGAACACACAAGGACTACCATTTATAATCATTAATACATAAACATCTTTTTCATTTTCAAGCATATCTTCATAATTACATATTCAAATAATACAAACCAATTCACAGTACAGGCAGTCAACAACACAACAAAACCTTATTTTAACAATCACATTAACTAATAAAGAAAAAACTATCAACACAGGCAGtattatatgtttaaaaataGAAAGAAATGAATCTGAATTCACTTTACAAAGTGAGTTTTCCCATAATTGTATGAATATGGTTCAAAACTGAAAAGAACAATATATATGTGATGCACTCTATgcattataataacatttttctttttgtattataataataaaaaggtaaTTTGAATTATTACtgtaaaaatcataataattattaaaataatacacattttgcATGTGAGGCATCCACAGATATTAATTGTCAACTAATGCATTGTTCGTTCGTATGTAGTTAGtgagacatttttacattcattttgcaACACTGTCATCTGTTGGGCAGACTGCCACAGCACAACAGCATAATAGCTTTAATTTCTCAACTCTTACTGATTTTTTAAGATCCAGTGAAACTTTAATCCCTTTCAGTATAAGCATATGAATAATTTATAAGCTAGACAatgctcttaaagtgacagtttaATTAACTACATTCATTGTACTCAATATCATGTCCCCTTTAAGCCCTGGTCCTCTCTTTGGCTTCTAGGTTCCTCTCATtaaaagatgctttgaacttatacagtattttttttaaagtgccaaGCCATCAGTCAGTTGATCATGTTCAGACTGTGCCAGCGTCACATACCCTTTCGGCTCTGATTGGCCCATGCCAACGCTATGGCCCATTGGCATCATGAAGTAGTCAGATGGATGAGGGAGGACCATGCCACCTTGATCTACAATAGGTGTGTATGCAGGGGGGTCATCTGAAGGGTTATGGGTCGAGTTCTTAGAGGGGGCGGAGTCTTGACTTTCAGGCATGAGGGTGGGAGGAGTCATAATATATCCACCATTTATTGGAGCAGAATTCTCAGGCTTTCCAGGCACGCATGTGACATCTCCTTCAGAGGACACGTCAAATATTTTGTCCTGGGGGCTGGCATCCTCACAGCACAGAATATAAGGCCCGGTGAAGCTTATGCCCGATTTGTCATGGCACATACCCTCCCCGTCGTAAGAGCACAAGTGGTTTGATCCATCTGACCATCCCATTGTGACAATGGTAGTGTCTAAACTCATGTCTTCACTGTGCAACAGAAGTGGCTCCCCAGAGACACTGTAAAAGGAAAATATATTCATACTCATATTTGGGTTACATTTCTGAAAATTAGTCAACATGGACATTTGGGATGCACAAatgctaaataaacacaaaaaaatcagGGTTCAGTTATGGAAAACCTGTAGCTGGAgccatatatataataatatatattgtatatttataaatattataataataattcactcgctGCTCCCAATAACACACAGATGAtggtaaatatgctgttgtgtgatctattaagaacaaagtgtctgataccgctttacataaccatcagataatctcttcttatccaagtgagctgtaataagctctcagtagatggcggtaattcACTATTTTGGTTTGTGATCTGCCATCACAAATGAAGAAGACGAtgctgcctgattctgatcagcagacagaaatatgctgccagattGTCGGATGTTTTGCCCGTAAAAGTTTGGCTTATAAGGAATACGTaataaggaaggctattagttataatctgaccaacatgatgtgGCGTTTGGTCACACTAAaccgctacttgctggaaaaagtcaatatcaggaagataagacccttcctctctgtacatgccacacaactgctcgttcagtcacttgtcataactagactggactactgtaatgctctcattgcaggccttgctgcatgtgctattagacctctgcaaatgatccagaatgcagcagcacgtctggtctttaatgaacctaagagagcacatgttacaccactctttgtctctcttcactggctgccggttcatgcacgtactaaattcaaggccctgatgctggcatacaaaacagtcactgggtctgctccagcatacctaaaaacatttatgcagagctacgttcccaccagaagcctgcggtcggctaaggaacgtcgccttgtcgtaccaaaacaaaaaggcaccaaaacactttcccggactttcagtttcatcataccacgttggtggaatgactttcccaactcaatccgtgaagctgactcactctctgtcttcaaaaaacggctaaaaacacatcttttccaagagcacttaaccagtcactaaaataaataaaataaaattacatttcttgttgcacttaaatctgttttgtacactattctgatgatagtgaaactttgtaatatggcactttacgtaccactgtctcctaaagatgattcgctgatgttttcctctttgtatgtcgctttggataaaagcgtctgccaaatgaataaatgtaaagtagttcgctactggaaaagctactctgttttaaaagcagctgagctactgtcaagctactgaaaattttgttaagttagtagcatcgcTACATGTAGTTAGATACTCCTCAACCCtgttgaacccgaaatattcctttaagaaagttTCATGAATCTGggaattttttaattgtaatttccaAGTCATCATCTCACTTAAAAAGAAAAGGGAATTTGTACAGAGAATACATTTTCTAGTTATGCTAATAGCTCTAAAACATGTCATCGGCTAGAAATGTCTCTCTGTGAGTGCATTATTTATAAGCAAATTAAACTATAAGTATTTGTAGGTTTAAACGGTTATGATTAGTTTGTTGTGGGAGCTAACCTGCTTTGACAGATACTGATATCATCTGTAATCTGGAGGACACACATGGAGgttttctctttctcactctgaAGATTTGGCCATCCAGAGGAAGACTTcttaaagaaagagagaaagaggaattATGTCATTCATTAACACCTCTAACAGGGTTTGTGATTTAGTCCTCAGTGAAAATCAGGAGCAATACTTAATGGATATGTAGACCAAAAAATACAGTCTATACAGCCTGCTTTAAAGACGAACAACTCTTTctttgattttaaatgtaatgcacaaGTGTTatctaaaactaaactaaaaaactacacaaaaactatgatttaaaactactgaaatagaaaaaagaaaagaaagactaCAACAAAACTGAAACACTGGTTGAAAGGtgaacaaaaatgtccatgttttCCCAAGATCAGTCAGTAAAGACACTCACCTTAATCATTTCCTCCATCACTCTGCTGTTTATGGGTGATGGAATCGATCCCTTCCATAACTCCATCCTTCTGTGTAGAGAAATGCACACccatgaacaaaacacacaactaACAATAACTAACTACACATGATGAATGACAAGGTGTTTTACCTGTGACAGGCTGGAAGGGCATTATACAAGATGATGAAGAGCACAGCCACAAACGCAATAACCAATACGTAGATTATAGTGGTGATGGACCATGAagctatacacacacaaacagagagaggtttttttttgcatttacttGCTATGACATTTTTTTACCGGCAAATATTGTTCGTTGAATTCACGTTGGACACACTGGACCACTTTTTCCATGTCAAAAAGTGACCCAATTTATCTGAATGGACTACTTGCACAACTGCTTCCAAGTTCTAAGTAGTGCGGTTCAGGTGTTTCTGGTTACAGCGTTCAGTGCGTCTACATGCAGAGATTTATTCATGGGAAGGcagattatttctttttttttaaggctgTCAGTTgattcaatcaataaatcaaatttTTGGTGCTAATGTGACATCTCAATTTTATAATTTGCTGAAATTTgcctctaaatatattttttcctttccAAATGTTGCTAAACTCAGCTCCTAAATATTAAAATCAAACatatataacctgcagcagtcTGGCCGTCTCATTAACACACATTTCATTCACTGATGATATTTCATACCAGTTGAGATTCAACGATATATTCCACCAGTGGATTTTGTGGGCCCCTGCAAAAAAAAACTTGATGGGGCCCCTTGCCACCCCACCCACTCGTAGCCTACAAGAACtcacttaaaatatattacattgaATTGTAATTTGTTTGCACATTAAATGTCTCAATAAGTTTGATCCTCTCAAGGCACCTTTTCAGAAAGTATcttatttatcttaaaatgtCTTTCTAAAATTGTTAAAATGGAAATTCACAAATGAGCTGTACTATTTATTCTGAGGGGTTGCATTTTACTTGTGCCGTAAGCGATTTTAGcgtgaattagccacgcccctcattccaaaaccccgcccttcacaaataattttgagacaaaaacagagcaaaacagcaccattgtttgttcctgtggctgtcaaattaaacactaatatcattaaatatattatgtctttgaccgTGACGCTGCATCATATTGCAGGGAACAGATGACGGTTTCTCGTGGAGGGAGTACCTCGGGTCTGCAGAAGTGCAAAGAAAAAATGCAGCAGTATCTGTTAAAGTCAGACGCACCACAGTGGCTCAGTAAGATCTCCCTTGAATCCCTACGATGTTGAGCAAAAAATGCAGAGAGAATCGTTCGTGTTATCGCTTAAAACGAGAAATTGctcattaaatattataattagtgTTAGAGTAAGGTGTTatgttaataataaattataatttaaacgtttttagatttaaaaatgGTCACCATGGATGAGAAGCATAGTGTTTAATCCAGctataaatataaagaagttcAAGACAGAAAGTAGTGTCTGTGATCAGTTAACCATGGGATTTTTTTGTTCTACTAAATTTTTATGTTCACAATATTTCTTCTCCCATCTCTGAAAAGATCCGTATTTTAAAATCCTCTTTTGAACACTTATTTTGGGAGCTAGGCAACTACGACACATGTAAACGCATTCAACTGGAATGTACTCGAGGCTCAGTGTAAGTAGTCCATTCACCCTTCATATTAAATATTTACTCTGTTCTCTATGGTTTAaggatgttaaaataattttccgggttcaatacaagtatgctcaatcaacagcatttgtggcatagtattGATTACCACTAATCACTGGCccatttttcttaaaataaataaataaataaatagagttactgtgaggcacttacaatggaagataatggggccaatttctgtaaacgttaaaacactcactttttcaaaagtatagacacaaaatgtacaaataagtgtgtaaacatgatttcagtgtgatacaGTCACTTAcgaaccatttctgtgtaaagttacagccaattttacaactttgttgccatgacgatgtaatgtccaccaaccataaaaccctaaaaatgactgtaaaaatgaaaaactttacagcttaaataatacattagttgtAAGAAGAAcagatgtaagtgcttttataaaatgataagcttcacatttctgccacattacaccactctttgtctctcttcactCACTGCCGGTTgctgcacgtatcaaattcaaggctctgatgctggcatacagaacagtcactgggtctgctccagcatacctaaaatcatttctgcagagctacgttcccaccagaagcctacGGTCGGCTAAGCAACGTCACcctgttgtaccaacacaaagaggcaccaaaacactttcctggactttcggcttcatcataccacgttggtggaatgatcattccaactcaatccgtgaagcggactcactttctgtcttcaaaatatggctaaaaacacatcttttccaagaccagtcactaaaaatgtttttaatctgttttgactattctgatgctagtgaaacgtTGTAATacggcacttttcataccactgtctcctaaAGATTATTCTCGCTTATgtgttcctcttttgtaagtcgctttggataaaagtgtctgccaaatgcataaatgtaaatgtaaaccctcccaaaatttgccccattcacttccattgtaagtgcctcactgtaactttgatttttgcatctttttcatttctttttttatttaatgaaaaagagggacaagttaaaataatgttttatggtaatcaacattattccacaaatgctgtcaattaagcttaacttgtattgaacccggaacttGTATTGTTGCTTTAAATAAGCCACGTGtcgtgtttatttttgcaattctttttCGTATCACTATAGAGAtataaaaatgacacacttcagctttcagaaagaaaatcacattTCAAGACTGAAAAAGGCCAGATCAGAAGACCATGCCTGAAATTAAAGGTGTTACCTGGGTCAGTGATAAATGGTGTTGACTGGGACCATTCTGATGGCCGAACAACATATCCATCACCTGGTATATGCAGTAATCTAATGTGTGCCTGGTAACGTGTTGAATGATTTAGATTCCTAGAGGGAATCTCAAACTTGCGGTCCCCATTAGTAAGGTTATAAGACACTAAAGACttcaaagaaagagagagaaataataCATGAAATCAGTCTCAGCAACAACTAAACAGTTTAACGTTTTAATATGTGCATTTTTGCAACATAAATTAAGACTGAAAGATAGTTACCACACCTTGTTGGTCCAGATTTGTAGCTGAATTTGGAAGTTAAGAGTTTGATAAACTTTTGGCAAAGACCATGTTAGTTTGACAATGCCATCTGTAACGCCCACCTTGACCGGGTCGGGTCGCGGAAGTTGAACTAGAGGAGCACATGAATATGCCGTTATAGGTCCTGTTTAAAGTCTTAGGTTTTAGACATACAGCTTATTAGCCATCAACCCATCAAACTTTTCTTGCCTACATCCTGTTAACACAACAACCTTTTAACTGTGCATCTTTCTATatgtcagtggttctcaattgtTGGTAGGTTTCAGTTT comes from the Xyrauchen texanus isolate HMW12.3.18 chromosome 12, RBS_HiC_50CHRs, whole genome shotgun sequence genome and includes:
- the LOC127652599 gene encoding cytokine receptor common subunit beta-like isoform X5, translated to MEESHMGLEQHKGSPVMDSLQCYNDYLTHARCTWEEEAHVHLHTAGNTSSQTLTIWVNKELETRCVSDGLGVLLSNGKVSHSCRYNSTRFSKSTSHTLYFKVPCVSKNTTFRVAQLGKVLSPIDLTEKVDGRGHLLSWRNPYPPSSNITRTLVYQLQYRRYGSEWIVVDKISASKYIIDKKSLLQGYSYEARVRAHVAIGLWSDWSPLVSWRTHNDGFFNLQCVIEGETIVTCSWQMKTEHSHFISYHLCGHENNSSLAFECCINPLLKFSDAELSEFSCSLKTSDPHLLTVKMSPVYFSRIFKTSKHIQLPRPDPVKVGVTDGIVKLTWSLPKVYQTLNFQIQLQIWTNKSLVSYNLTNGDRKFEIPSRNLNHSTRYQAHIRLLHIPGDGYVVRPSEWSQSTPFITDPASWSITTIIYVLVIAFVAVLFIILYNALPACHRRMELWKGSIPSPINSRVMEEMIKKSSSGWPNLQSEKEKTSMCVLQITDDISICQSSVSGEPLLLHSEDMSLDTTIVTMGWSDGSNHLCSYDGEGMCHDKSGISFTGPYILCCEDASPQDKIFDVSSEGDVTCVPGKPENSAPINGGYIMTPPTLMPESQDSAPSKNSTHNPSDDPPAYTPIVDQGGMVLPHPSDYFMMPMGHSVGMGQSEPKGYVTLAQSEHDQLTDGLAL
- the LOC127652599 gene encoding cytokine receptor common subunit beta-like isoform X4 encodes the protein MFSTWTLYMSVLALLFKITSADQCRLHDVTSGSGSPVMDSLQCYNDYLTHARCTWEEEAHVHLHTAGNTSSQTLTIWVNKELETRCVSDGLGVLLSNGKVSHSCRYNSTRFSKSTSHTLYFKVPCVSKNTTFRVAQLGKVLSPIDLTEKVDGRGHLLSWRNPYPPSSNITRTLVYQLQYRRYGSEWIVVDKISASKYIIDKKSLLQGYSYEARVRAHVAIGLWSDWSPLVSWRTHNDGFFNLQCVIEGETIVTCSWQMKTEHSHFISYHLCGHENNSSLAFECCINPLLKFSDAELSEFSCSLKTSDPHLLTVKMSPVYFSRIFKTSKHIQLPRPDPVKVGVTDGIVKLTWSLPKVYQTLNFQIQLQIWTNKSLVSYNLTNGDRKFEIPSRNLNHSTRYQAHIRLLHIPGDGYVVRPSEWSQSTPFITDPASWSITTIIYVLVIAFVAVLFIILYNALPACHRRMELWKGSIPSPINSRVMEEMIKKSSSGWPNLQSEKEKTSMCVLQITDDISICQSSVSGEPLLLHSEDMSLDTTIVTMGWSDGSNHLCSYDGEGMCHDKSGISFTGPYILCCEDASPQDKIFDVSSEGDVTCVPGKPENSAPINGGYIMTPPTLMPESQDSAPSKNSTHNPSDDPPAYTPIVDQGGMVLPHPSDYFMMPMGHSVGMGQSEPKGYVTLAQSEHDQLTDGLAL